ACGTGGCGCTCGGTCCCCCTGTGGGATGAGCAATGGCTCTACACGTTGGAGCGCGCCGGTCACAGGACCTGGATATGTGGCTCCACGGGCCGGCTTCTGCGCAGCGATGATCAGGGCGCGAGTTGGCGGGAATCCACAGCTACTCCCTTCAACACTGATGACCGATGCAGGGACCTCTCCTTCATCAGTCCGGACCAGGGATGGGCCATGGGCTCGAATTCCACGCTCTGGGCCACGGAGGACGGCGGCGATACCTGGACGCCCCTGACGCCTCCCTTCCAACTGCTCCGACCCTCTGTCTTCTTCTGGGGCCATTCATCGTCCCCGGAGCTGCATGGAGTCCTGCGACTCACTCGAGACCTGGCCTGGGTCTTGGGCTCCAACGGGCTCTACAAGACGACGGACGGTGGCAGGACCTGGCAGGGGCCCTTCCCCAGTCCGCCGGACGCCCTCCGTGTCTCCGTCACACCGGATGGACGACAGGTGTTGACCCTCACGCCTCCGGAACTGCCGGTTGAACAATGGATTCCTTCCTTCTGGAAGGCCCAGGCCTTCCCTCACGACACGGTGGCTGTCCTTTCACAATCGAGCACGCTCACCACCTATGTCTCAGGCCAAATCGTTCGGGAAGGCCCGATGCTCATGCGAGGGCAGGGAAGGCTGACGCGCCTGGATGGTTCCATTCAACGGAGTGAAAGGCATTGGCTGGGATGGTCAGGGGACCAGGTCGTGGCCACCCATGACGCGGGCCAGAGCTGGTTTCGCCAAGGCAATACTTCAGGCAGGTCAATTCACACGCTGGTGTTGCTTGAGAACGGAATCCTGCTCGCGGAACTCGACGGCGGGCGGCTGCTTCGCTCGAAGGATGATGGGTGGACCTGGGCGCCCGCGGAGAGATGGGAGGCCCATGACTTCACCGTGGCCACAGGCCGGAATCCGGGAACAGAGCATCCACTCGCGTGTCTGCTGGCGACCTCGGATGCCATGCTCCAGATTGAGTTCGAGAGCCGTGGATGCTTCGGAGGTTCGACGAGTGCGCTGGAACTGCGCGTCCGGACCGAGGGGGCGCACTTGAGGGGGAGCCAGGACGGTTACCCGGATGCCATCCTCGTGGACCAGCGCATGGACCGGACCGCGGGTGAACAGCTCCTGCGCAAGCTGGTGGACGCGGCGACGCGCACCGAGCACGGCATGCGCTGTCAGTCGACCACGGCGGCCGAGGTTCGGATGACCTGGTCCTGCGGCTCCGGCCTGTTCAAGGCCTCCCAGCGGGCAAAGCTCACCGGCAGCCTGTGTTCTCCGCTGCGGCAGCGCGCCGAGGGGGCCCCCGAGCCCTACGACCGCGTCGATGGCGTCTTCGATGCCGCCCGGGACGTGCTGGAAGAGGCGGTCTCCCGACCCAGGACCGACGCGCCGGGTGCACATCCGGGCGTGACGCGATAGATGGGTGTCCCGGAGGTTCATCAACGCAATGGACGCGAACGTGGTGGCGGAGCTGGAGAAGGCGGGCGTGAAGGTGGAGGACCCCATGCGCCTGTTCATCCCCGTGGAACGGGACGAACAGGGCCAGGTGAAGCCCGTGGGCGACGAGGTGCCCGTGCGCTTCGGTGACGTCACCGCCCACGTGCGCCTGCAGCCCATCTCCGCGCTGTGGACCGGCAACAAGCAGCCCCCGGACTTCACCCGGCCCCCCTTCCCCGAGTACGAGCCGTTCTTCTTCCTCATCGAGGCCACCGCCGCCGGCTTCTGCCGCGACACGCGCCACGCGGAGGTCGACCAGGAGTTCTCCCAGCTCTACCGGCACCTCGCGCGCCGGCCGGACGGCCACCACAAGAACCCGCTCTTCTCCTACCTGCGCGCCGCCGCCCGCCTGTACCTGTCCCTGCGCGACGTCAGTCAGGCGGAGTTCGAGGCCGTCGCCCAGCGCCTCCACCAGTCCGCCAAACTGCACTCGGGCCACATCGGCAGCACGAACTACTTCCAGGCCGTGCTGCGCCAGGTGATGGGCGCCTGACGCTCCTCGGGGACTCCCACGCGGCGTTTCTGGAATAGGGTGCGCCCTCGCCCGTTCCCGGGCGCCGCCGTGGTCCCTCCCCAGGAGCAAGGATGTTCCGTCCACCGTTGTCGTGGTTCGCCTGTCTGGCCCTCCTGGGTGCGCCCCAGGCCGGGGCCCAGGCCGTCTCCGGGCCTTCCTCGAAGCCCGCCGCTGCCTCCGGCCCCGCCGCGAAGCTGGGCTCGGGCATCCAGGCCCGCACGCTGAAGAACGGGCTCACCGTCATCGTCTGGCCGGACCACGACATCCCCAACGTGGCGCTCGCCAACTGGTTCCGCGTGGGCAGCCGCAACGAGCGCCCCGGCATCACCGGCCTGTCCCACTTCTTCGAGCACATGATGTTCAACGGCGCGAAGAAGTACGGCCCCGGTGAGTTCGACCGCGTCATGGAGGCCAACGGCGGCGCCAACAACGCCTTCACCTCCGAGGACGTCACCGTCTACCTGGACTGGTTCCCCGCCTCCGCGCTGCCCCTCATCCTCGACCTGGAGCAGGACCGGCTCCAGTCGCTCTCCTTCGACCCCAAGGTCATCGAGTCCGAGCGCGGCGTCGTCTACTCCGAGCGCCGCTCGGGCGTGGACAATGACAACAACGGCGCGCTCCAGGAGCAGTTGCAGGCCACCGCCTTCGTCGCGCACCCGTACCAGATCCCCGTCATCGGCTGGCCGTCCGACATCGAGTCCTGGCGCATGGAGGACCTCCAGGCCTACTTCAAGACCTACTACGCCCCCAACAACGCCACGCTCGTCCTCGCGGGCGACCTGGATCCGGACCGCGTCTTCGAGCAGGTGGAGGCCACGCTCGGCACCATCCCCGCGCAGCCCGCGCCGGAGCCCGTGCGCACGAAGGAGCCCGAACAGCAGGGCGAGCGCCGCATCGTCGTGAAGAAGCTGGCGCAGTCCCCGCTGCTCCAGGTCGCCTACCACGGCCTCGCCGCCAACGACCCGGACATCGAGACGCTGGAGTTGCTGGGCCTCATCCTCACGTACGGCGACTCGTCGCGACTGCACCGCAAGCTGGTGGACGAAGCTCGCGTGGCCATCCGCGTCCGGAGCACCACCGCCGGGGGCTTCGACCCGTCGCTCGTCTGGTTCTCCGTGGACCTGACGCCGGGCGGCGACCTGGCGAAGACCGAGGCGCTGCTCAACGCGGAGCTGGCCCGCGTGGTGAAGGACGGCGTCACCGACGCGGAGCTGCGCAAGGCGCGCAACGTGGCGCTGGCCACCTTCTGGCGCAAGCTGGAGACCAACAGCGGCCGCGCCCGCGAGCTGGGCAACGCCGCCACCTTCCGGGGAGACTGGAAGGCCCTGTTCGACGCGCCCTCGCGCTACGAGCAGGTCACCCGCGACGGCGTGAAGGCGCTGGCCGCCCGCATCTTCAACCCCGACCACCGCACCGTGGGCTGGCTCGTCCCCACCACGGCTCCCGCCGCCCCGGCCCACAAGGAGGCCGCGCGATGAACGCTCCCTTCCGTCCCCGCCCGCTGCGCTCCGCCCTCGCCGCGCTGCTGTTCACCTCCGCGTGCGCGACCACGCCCGCGCCCGCTCCCGCCGCCGAGCCCACGCCGCCTCCTTCCGCGCCGGAAGCCCCGGCCCCGCCCGCGCCCGCCGCCCCGCTGTCCCCGAAGGGCGTGACGCTGCCGGAGACGACCTCCGTCACGCTGAAGAACGGCGTGCGGTTGCTGCTCGTGGAGAAGCACGAGCTGCCGCTGGTGTCCTTCAGCGCGTGGCTCAAGGGCGGCGCCGTCACCGACCCCGCCGGCAAGGAGGGCCTGGCCGCGCTCACCGCCGAGCTGCTCCAGAAGGGCGCGGGCTCCCGCAACGCCCAGCAGTTCGCCGACGCCGTGGACGGCGTGGGCGGCGAGCTGGAGGTCGTGCCCGCCCGCGAGGCGCTCGTCCTCAACGGCAGCTTCCAGTCCCGCGACACCGCGCTGATGGTGGAGCTGCTGTCGGACATGCTCGTGCGCCCGCGCTTCGACGCGCAGGAGCTGGAGAAGGCCCGCGCGCTGCGCGTCTCCGAAATCGCCTCCGCCAAGGACGGCGACCCGCGCGCGCTCATCGGCGTGTACTTCAATGCCTTCCACTTCCCCTCGCACCCGTACGGCGGATCCGCGGTGGGCAGTGAGGCGTCGCTGCCGGGCATCAGCCGGAGTGATGTGCTCGGCTGGGCGAAGGCGAACCTGGGCGGGGACCGGCTCATCCTCTCCGTCGTGGGCGACTTCGACGCGAAGCAGCTCGCCGCGAAGCTGGAGTCCGCGCTGGGCGGATGGGCCCCGGCGGCGCAGCCGCTCGCCTCGGTGCCCACCACCGCGCCCACGAAGGGCCGCCACGTGCTGCTGGTGGACAAGCCCGACGCCACCCAGACCTACTTCGCCATCGGCAACACCGGCATCCGCCGCACCGACCCGGACCGCGTCGTGGCGGAGCTGGGCAACACCGTGCTGGGCGGCCGCTTCACCTCGCTGCTCAACACCGAGCTGCGCGTGAAGACCGGCCTCACCTACGGTGCGCGCTCCTCGCTGGCCCTGGCCCTCCAGCCCGGCACCGTCGTCCTCACGTCCTATACCCAGACGGCTTCCACGGGCCGTGCCATCGACCTCGCACTGGACGTGCTCGCGCGCTACCGCCAGGACGGCATGGACGACGCCATGCTGGCCTCCGCCAAGGCCTATGTGCTGGGGCAGTTCCCGCCGACGCTGGAGACCGGCGAGCAGCTGGCCATGAAGCTGTCGGAGCTGGCCTTCTACGGCCTGGACGCACAGGACGTGAACGGGTTCGCGGATGCTGTGTCCGCGTCCACCCGCGACAGCGTGCACACCGTGCTCCAGCGCGTCCTGCCCGCCCAGGAGGACCTGACGTTCGTCCTCATTGGCAAGGCGGAGGCCCTGCGCGACGTGGCCCGCAAGTACGGTCCCGTCACGGAGATGAAGATCTCCGACAAGCGCTTCGCCCCGCCGGCCGCGCCGGGCCGTTAAAGGCAGAGGGAGGTGGGCGCAAACCTTGAATCGCGCCCACCGGAATTATCCCCCAAAAATTAAATAGCCAGGAAATCAGACGCTTCGCGTATAGAAGGCAGCGTCTGGTTTGGGCCGGGACCGGACGGTTATTGCCATTGCCTGTCACGAAGGCCCATCATGTCCTTGCGACGTCTGTCGTTGTTGCTCGTCCCCACCTGCGCGGCCTGGCTGGGCTGCGGGGATGCCGTGCCTCCCTCCGAGGAGGTGAACCCTCCCGAAATCGCCACGGACCCCCGCGAGGGGACGGCGGTCATCATCAACGAGGACATGCCGCCGGGCTGTGGTGAGCCCGATGCGGGCACCGGCCCGGTGGACACGGGCACGTCCGTGCTGGTGACGGCGGACACGCGGTTCCACTCCGCCGCCGGGGTGACGGTCGTTCCCCAGAACCTGGCCGGCAGCGACCTGGAGATATTGGTCCCCAACGGCGTCGACTTCGACCGGTACACCGGCACGCCGGTGGCCGGGGGCATGCGCTTCGACAACGTTCCGGACGGCGAGTACTTCCTGCGCTCGAACCGGCACTACTTCCTGACGCGCGAGCGCCACTTCGACCTGGGCGTCAACCGCATCGGCCGGCCGGACGCCGTCTATGTGCCTGTCACCGGGAACCCTGTGTCGGCGGAGCTCTTCAACCTGGATCCCTGGCAGAACTACACGTCCATCTCCGAGCCGGGCACCACCGTGCAGCTCATCAGCGCGGACGTGAACCTCTACAGCACGATGTTTCTGGAGGCCCAGACCGGTGACACGTCCATCGTCGAACCGGACGCCTCCGCGAGCTTCAGCACCGGCTACGGAGCGCCTGTCCTGGATGCGTCGAAGGGCGACCGCATCTACGTGAACCAGCTCAACTCCGTGCAGGCCGGCACGCTGCCGAGCGGCGGGACGCTGGCGTACCAGTCCGTGGTGAGCAGCGCGCACCTGCCGTCGTTCTCGTTCACGCCGGACGGCACCACCTCGCTGCCGCTGACGGCCACGTTGGCGCCCGTGACGCAGACGCCGTTCTCCATGGAATGGCGCCTGAGCGAGTTCGCCCGTTGGAGCTCGGACGCGAACCCCAGCGGCATCCTCAGCAATCCCTCGCTGTCACTGGTGCCCGCGCCGTTCGGCTACCAGCACGGCTGGGTGGGCTACCAGGGAGAGCTCTTCAACATGTGGCTGCCGCGCGGCGAGACTGGCGTCATCGCGAGCCGGCTCGCCTACGGCAATCCCTATCCGTCCAACTGGGGCGTGGTGGGCACCGCCGGCTATGCGTTCCGGTCCGCGACGTCCGTCACCGTGGGGAGCCGGATCCACTACCCCAGCGGCAACATCTTCGTCACCGACCGGCTGGACCGCCTCATCGCCGGTCCCCTCCAGCCCTCCCTTTCGCCGCCGCGGGACCTGCGCATCGACGGCGTGGATGCCTATGTGTCGCGCGTCGTGGGCTCCAACCAGCCCGTCATCGACTGGCGGGCCCCCGTCATGGGCACGCCCCGGCACTACACCGTGTCCGTCATCCAGCTGATTGGCACCTACACGGTGGCCAACCCGACGTTCCGCTTCTACGTGCCCGGCGACCGGACCCAGGTCCGCCTGCCGCCGGGCCTGCTGCTGCCCGGGACGACCTACTATGTGCGCGTGGCGGCGGACGGCTCGCCGAACTACGAGCCCTCGCGTGCCCCGTACGTCACCGCGGAGCTGCTGCCCACCGTCACCGCGGACACGTTCAGCGCCGTCTTCACCACGCCGTAGCCCCGGCGTGGCGGCCCGCTACCGCGCAGGCTGGCGGTGGCGGGCCATGCACTGCTGGTAGCGGGCGTCCACCGACTTCGCGAACCACGCGGTGGAGCGCTGCCCGCTCAGCTTCACGCTCTTGAGCGTCACCTGGGGCAGTTGGGCGTAGGCGGGCGCCTGGCCCGTGCGGTTCGCGTACACGCGCTTCACCGCCAGGTACGTGTCCGTCTTCTCGAAGTCCGCCGTCTTCTCCTCCTTCACGTCCCGGCGCACCCGGCGCTCGCTCAGGTCCGGCGCGTAGCGCTGACGGAAGAGGAGCAGCGCCTTGAGGCTCTGGCTGTCCTCGCCGCGCGGCTCACCGTCCTTGTCATACAACTGGAGGTCGCCGTCGGTCGCCAGGGCGACCCCGGTGAGCCGACTGACCTGGGCCTGGAGCGCCGCGTTGCGCGAGCTGTAGACGCCGCTGTTGTAGTCCGCGAAGCGGTAGAGCGGTGCGTCGTACGCGGCCTCGAAGCCCAGGAGCCGGGCGGTGCCGTAGCGCACGCCGCCCGCGCGCGTGTAGAGCGACTCGCGCACCGCCACCGGATCCGCGTCCGGGCCCGCCTTCTCCACCGCGTAGCGCACGCTGACCTGCATGGAGCCCGCGGTGGTGACGGGGTTCTGCCCCGCGAACGAGGACGGACCGAACAGCGAGCTGGCCAGGTCCGCGGCCGCGTACGCCGCCGGGTACTCCTCTTCGTAGTACGCCAGCATGTCCCGGAAGAGCCGGTCCAGGTCCCGCTCCGTGCGCAGGGTGTCCAGCCGCGCCCCGAAGGTGCGCTTCGCCCCCTTCGGCTGCGCCGCCAGGACGTCCGCCAGGAGCCGCCGCCCCAGGGGACCCAGCCGTCCCGCCGTGCCGTCCAGCTTCTGACGCACCATCTTGGGCAGCCCCGGCACCGCGGGGTCCGCCTGGAAGCCGGACTCCTGCTCGATGATGGCCAGCACCTGACACACCTCCGGTGCCGCGGCGGGGATCGACTCCGCGTCCAGGGCCGCCAGCACGTCGCCCGCCCAGCCCTCGCGCTCCGCCCCCTTCACCTTCGCGGGCAGCAGTCGCGCCACCTGCGCCACCGACAACGTGGGCGGCGCGGGCACCTGCGTCACCACCGGCGCGCGGGACGCGCAGGCCGTGAGCGCCAGCAGCACCCCCACGCACAGCCCTCCAGTCCACCGGCGCCCGGCGCCCCGCGTCATGTCAGCCCCCTGATTCATCCTTCCGCCCGTCTCATGAAACATTTTTTGAGACATCCCGGGGACAGGTCCGTTCCCTCGGGAGAGCCGGTGAAGAGCTGCAAAGTCGTTGAAATTTTACAGAACAGCAATTCAGGCTTTCTCTGCTTGGTCGGACGGGCTGGCGAAAGTAGCTAAACGTACTTTCGCCAAAAAGTAGTTGCTCTGATGATTTCAAGTGTGTCACGTATCATCCCGCTGTTTCTTCATGGAGGTATCGCGTTGGCTCATCGACTGTTGAAGACGATTGGCGCGGCCTGGCTCGGCGTGGCTCTGACGGCGTGCGGTACGCAGGGTTCCACGGGTGACGAGGCCCAGGCGCCTGAGCAGGGGCGGTCGGGCGAGGACATCCAGAGCACGCTGAACGCGCTCAACGGCGCGCAGGTGCTCGGCGTGCACGCGGACGGCATCCCGGACAGCATCCGGGGCGAGCTGGGCCGGGTGGAGTGGACGCTGAACACGCTGGACGCGAGCCGCCAGGCCATCGCGGGCGTGGCCCCGGCGTTCCGGCTGAACGCGGACGACATGGTGCTGCGCAAGTCGAGCACCGACGAGCAGGGCAACCAGCACCTGCGCTTCACGCAGACGAAGAACGGCCTGGAGGTCGTCGGCGGTGAGCTGGTGGTGCACGTGCGTCCGGACGGCACGGTGTTCCGCGCCAACGGCTCCGCGCGCGACGGCCTGAACGTGTCGGCGCTGCCGCGCATCGCGGCCGCTTCCGCGCGCGAGGCCGCGCTGAGCGCGACGGTGGGCACGGGCCTGGAGGCCCAGGGTGCTCCCCGCCTGGTGTACGTGCGCACCGAGGAAGGCGCGCTGCGCCTGGCGTACGAAGTGACGGTGACGGGTGAGAACGACCTGATGCCGCTGCGCGACCGCGTCTACGTGAGCGCCCAGGACGGCTCCGTCGTGCTGCGCGCCCCGCAGATCCACTCCGCGCTCAACCGCAAGGTCTACAGCGCGAACAACGGCACCAGCACCCCGGGCACGCTCAAGCGCAGCGAGGGCGGCGCGGCCACCGGTGACTCGCATGTCGACATGAACTACGACATGCTGGGCTACACCTACAACTGCTACAAGACGCTGTTCAACCGCGACTCGCTGAACAACGCGGGCACGGCGCTCATCAGCACGGTGCACTACAGCCGCAACTACGTGAACGCCTACTGGGACGGCACCCAGATGGTGTACGGCGACGGCGACGGCGTGAACTCCATCGAGCTGGGCAAGGACGCGGACGTCACCGTCCACGAGCTGACCCACGCCGTGACGGAGTACGAGTCCAACCTCACGTACTCCGGCCAGTCCGGCGGCCTCAACGAGGCGATGTCCGACACGTTCGGCGCCATCTGCGAGAGCTGGGCCTCCGGCACGTGGAGCACCGCGGCGGACATCTGGATGGTGGGCGAGGACGTCTGGACGCCGGGCACGGCGAACGACGCGCTCCGCTACATGGACGACCCGGCGAAGGACGGCGCGTCCAAGGACTGGGCGGCCAACGTGACGTCCGGCACGGACGTGCACTACAGCTCTGGCGTGCCGAACCTGGCGTTCGCGCTGCTCTCCAAGGGTGGCACGCACCCGCGCGGCCGCAGCAGCATCGTCGTGCCGGCCATCGGCGTCGAGAAGGCCGGCCGCATCTGGTACAAGGCCAACACCGACATCTACACGGCGGGCACGACGTTCGCGCAGGCCAAGACCTGGACCATCCAGGCCGCCGCGGACCTGGGCTACGACCAGGCCACGCAGGACGCGGTGAAGGCCGCCTGGGAAGCGGTGGGCGTGGGTGGCACTGTGACGCCCCCGACCTCCACCCCGCTGACCAACGGCACGGCGGTGACCGTGGCCGACTCCACGGGCAACAACAAGTACTTCTCGCTGGTGGTCCCCTCGGGCGCCACGGCCCTGACGTTCACCATCTCCGGTGGCACGGGTGACGCGGACCTGTACGTGAAGTTCGGCTCGGTGCCGGACGCGTCCACCTACGACTGCCGTCCGTACGCCGGTGGCAACTCGGAGACGTGCACCATCACCAACATCCAGGCGGGCACCTACTACGTGATGCTGAACGCCTACGCCACGTACTCGGGCGTGTCGCTGAAGGGCTCCTACACCACCGGCGGTGGCAGCGGCGGCAACGTGCTGCAGAACAACGTCCCGGTGACGGGCATCTCCGGCGCCTCCGGCTCGTTCACCAACGAGTGGATCACCGTGGACGTGCCGGCGAACAAGACGGTCACCATCGCCACCTCCGGCGGTACGGGTGACGGCGACCTGCACGTGAAGTTCGGCTCCTCGCCGACGACCACGTCCTACGACTGCCGTCCCTACAAGTCCGGCAACGCGGAGACGTGCACCATCACCAAGGCGACCGCGGGCAAGTACTACGTGAAGATCCGCGGCTACAGCGCCTACTCGGGCGTGACGCTCAAGGCGAGCTGGTAGTCGCATCCGCATCCATCCCGGCTCCCTTCGCGTGAAGGGAGCGCGGGACGAAGACAGGCACCCGGGGAGCCCTCAAGGCTTCCCGGGTGTCGTCGTTTCAGGTGTTGGAAGGAGCGAGCGGGCTAGCGCCGCACCTGCACGTCGCGCGCGACGGTGCGGCCGCCCATGAGGACGAACTGGGCGCGCACCGGGGTGCCCTCCTGGATTTCCTTGAGGGGCACGCGCTGGCCCTGGCGCAGGCCGCGGCTGCGCTGGTCGAGCTGGAGCTCGTAGACGGTGCCTTCACCGTCGCGCACGTGCAGGGTGTTCCTGCCCACGCGCGTCACCCGGCCGCTCACCGTGCTGGACGCGATGATGACCTGCTCCAGCGGACGGTTGGCGGAGGTGTCCGTCACCGCCGCCTGCGCCGCCTTGGCCGCGCCCTCGTACCAGGACTCGTCGTCACTGGCCTGCACGGCCTGGGCGCCAATCATCACGCGGCCCTCGGCGGGCGCCTGCGTTACGGGCGCGCCGTCCGGGGTGGCCTGGGCCTGCCGCCGGGCGTTCGCGTTCGCCGGGGCGGCCTGCGGGGGCCGCTGCTGCGCATTCGCCTGTGGGGCATTCGGGTTCGCCTGGGTGTCCTGGCGGGCCGGAGCCCGCGCCGTGGTGCCCTGCGCGGGTTCATTGACGCGGGGGCCTGGCAGCGGCCGGGCACCGGGCGGAGGCGGCGCCGTGTCTGGAGGCACCCGCGCGTTCGCCGTGGGCAGCGCGTCGCCGCTGGGGGCGCGGTCGCCGTCCACCGTGTTTTGCGCCAGCGCGGGCGTGGCCGGCACCAGCAGTCCGCCGCTCGCGGAGTCCCGGGACTGCATCGTCGCCGGGGCCGTTGGCACCGCGTCCACGGTGTCATGCTGCTGACAGCCGGAAGCGAGCGAGCACAGCCCCACCATCCCCAACCACATCCAACGTCCACCCATCCGCCAACCCTCCCGCAGGCGAACCTGCGGACGACCCCCTGCCGTTGCAAGCGTCCAACGTGCGGCGGGGTGTTGGCTTCTGGATGGCGGAGGCCTATGCGGGGAACGTGGCGGCCACGGCGCGCACGTGCTCGCGCACCAGCGCCCTGGCGGCGAGCAGCTCCGCCGCGTCCGAGGGCGTGTAGCCCAGGCACAGCACCACGTCGTCCTCGGGGGCGGCGCGCGTGCCCAGCGCCGCGTAGTCGAGCGAGCGCGGGGTGGGTTCACCTTCCGCGTCATGGATGAAGCGGCCGAACACGGTGGCCTGTCCGTCGCGGCCGGGCGCCGTCTCCTTCAGGGCGAAGAGGCGGCGCACGGCGGCGAGCGACTCGGGGCACTCGCGCAGGCGGTCCGGGGACGCGGGGCCTCCCAGCTCCCACTCGAGGAGCTTCAGGCAGCCGCGCACGAACTCCACGTCGGTGATGACGAGCCCGTACAGGTACCAGTCCGCGCACGCGGCCTGGACCAGGCGCGCCTGGGCGTCGGTGAGCCAGCCGAAGGACGGACAGGTGAACGTCTCACAGATGGTGGCGCGGTAGACGCCGCAGTCGCGCAGGTCCGTGCCTCCCGTCACCAGCGGGTGGCCCAGGCAGCCCACGCGCTGGTGCTCCGCGTCCAGGAAGCCCAGCAGGGGACACACCCGCACGATGGGGAAGAGCGCGGGGGCGTTCCGGTTCGCGGTGAGCTCTCGCGCGGCCTCGGCGTAGGCCTCGGGCGTGTGGGGCGTGCGGGAGAGCCGCTCCGTCTGCGTGGTGAGCCTGCGGGTCAGCGCCGCGCGCGAGTGGTCCCGGAAGTTGTAGAGGCCGCAGCAGGCGCCGCATGACGCGCCCGCGCCGGGCTGGCACAGGTGGAAGGAGACGGACATGTCAGAACCAGTCCGGGCGCATGCGCGCGTAGGAGTCCTCGCCCGTGCGGCACAGGTGGGCGAGCAGCGGCACGCGCGGCACCTCCACCGCGAACCAGTACTGCGCGGTGGCGAGCTTCCCCTCGTAGAAGGCGGTGTCCTCCGGCGAGGGCGCGCGAGAGAGGCCCTCCTTCGCGGCGGCTGCCTGCGCGAGCCAGCGCCACGCCACGGCCACCACGCTGAAGAGCTCCAGGAAGTCCGTGCTGTGGCGGAGCATCACGTCCACTTCGCCCGCCATGCCGCGCGCGCCCAGCTCCAGCGTGAGGGACGCGGCCTGCTGGAGCGCGTCCTCCAGGGCCTCGCTCCACGCGGGCTCCACGCCCGCCGCGCGGGCGCGGGCGGTGGTGGCGCGCACCTCCTCGTCGAGCGCCTGGAGCGCGGCGCCGCCCTCCGCCACCGCCTTGCGGCCGAGCAGGTCCAGGCCCTGGATGCCGGTGGTGCCCTCGTGGATGCTGTTGAGCTTCTGGTCGCGCAGCCACGCCTCCGGGAGGTACTCGCTGGAGTAGCCGTAGCCGCCGTGGATCTGGAGCGCGAGCGCGTTGGATTCGAAGCCCCTCTCCGCGGGGAACGTCTTGGCGATGGGCGTGAGCAGGTCCAACAGCAACTGCGCGCGCTTGCGCGTGGCTTCATCCGGGGCGTGGTGGGAGAGGTCCGCCTGCGTGGAGGTGGTGAGCAGCAGCGCGAGGCCGCCCTCCACGATGGCCTTCTGGCGCAGCAGCATGCGCCGCACGTCCGCGTGCTCGATGATGGGGGACTGGGCGCGCGTGGTGTCGCGGAGGCCGGCGGGGCGTCCCTGGGGGCGCTCTCGCGCGTAGGCGAGCGACTCCTGGTAGGCGACGGCGGCGGTGGAGACGCCGTTGAGGCCCACCATGATGCGCGCCTCGTTCATCATCTGGAACATGCACGCGAGCCCGCGTCCGGGCTGGCCCACGAGCCAGCCGTGACAGTCCTGGGCTTCGCCGAAGTTGAGGACGAGGCTGGGCAGGCCGCGCCAGCCAATCTTGTGGATGACGCCGGCCACCTGGACGTCGTTGGGGACGAAGGTGTCCCCCTGGGGCCTCTTCGCGGGCACGGCGAAGAGGGACACGCCGCGCGTGCCGCCCTCCGCGCCCTCGATGCGGGCGAGGGTGAGGTGCACGACGTTGTCGGTGAAGTCCTGGTCGCCGCCGCTGATGAAGATCTTCGAGCCCTGGAGCCGGTAGGAGCCGTCCGGCGCGGGCGTGGCGCGCGTCTTCACGTCCGCGAGGCTGCTGCCGGCCTGGGGCTCGGTGAGGGCCATGGTGCCGGTCCACTCGCCGCGGTACAGCCGGGCCATGAAGGTCTCGCGCAGGAAGGGCGTGCCGAAGACCTCCAGCAGGTGCGCGGCGCCAATCGTGAGGCCCAGGTAGCCATAGGCGCTGAGGTTGGCGGCCATGAGGTAGGCGCTGGCCACGGCGTGCACGGTGAGCGGGAGCTGCTGGCCGCCGACGTCGGGAGGGCGGG
The sequence above is drawn from the Corallococcus sp. NCRR genome and encodes:
- a CDS encoding YCF48-related protein → MHASHWVVWAVCGVSLGCAAPRSVASSSLSADLTVEAIDARIHVVAPGPGGEWWAIGEGPYAVSNAPGIEAFRSADEGRSWQRAAALSRALNAARGEKSSNAIRFLTWFTPETGIAAGSLGPWVLRTTDAGRTWRSVPLWDEQWLYTLERAGHRTWICGSTGRLLRSDDQGASWRESTATPFNTDDRCRDLSFISPDQGWAMGSNSTLWATEDGGDTWTPLTPPFQLLRPSVFFWGHSSSPELHGVLRLTRDLAWVLGSNGLYKTTDGGRTWQGPFPSPPDALRVSVTPDGRQVLTLTPPELPVEQWIPSFWKAQAFPHDTVAVLSQSSTLTTYVSGQIVREGPMLMRGQGRLTRLDGSIQRSERHWLGWSGDQVVATHDAGQSWFRQGNTSGRSIHTLVLLENGILLAELDGGRLLRSKDDGWTWAPAERWEAHDFTVATGRNPGTEHPLACLLATSDAMLQIEFESRGCFGGSTSALELRVRTEGAHLRGSQDGYPDAILVDQRMDRTAGEQLLRKLVDAATRTEHGMRCQSTTAAEVRMTWSCGSGLFKASQRAKLTGSLCSPLRQRAEGAPEPYDRVDGVFDAARDVLEEAVSRPRTDAPGAHPGVTR
- a CDS encoding M16 family metallopeptidase, which codes for MFRPPLSWFACLALLGAPQAGAQAVSGPSSKPAAASGPAAKLGSGIQARTLKNGLTVIVWPDHDIPNVALANWFRVGSRNERPGITGLSHFFEHMMFNGAKKYGPGEFDRVMEANGGANNAFTSEDVTVYLDWFPASALPLILDLEQDRLQSLSFDPKVIESERGVVYSERRSGVDNDNNGALQEQLQATAFVAHPYQIPVIGWPSDIESWRMEDLQAYFKTYYAPNNATLVLAGDLDPDRVFEQVEATLGTIPAQPAPEPVRTKEPEQQGERRIVVKKLAQSPLLQVAYHGLAANDPDIETLELLGLILTYGDSSRLHRKLVDEARVAIRVRSTTAGGFDPSLVWFSVDLTPGGDLAKTEALLNAELARVVKDGVTDAELRKARNVALATFWRKLETNSGRARELGNAATFRGDWKALFDAPSRYEQVTRDGVKALAARIFNPDHRTVGWLVPTTAPAAPAHKEAAR
- a CDS encoding M16 family metallopeptidase → MNAPFRPRPLRSALAALLFTSACATTPAPAPAAEPTPPPSAPEAPAPPAPAAPLSPKGVTLPETTSVTLKNGVRLLLVEKHELPLVSFSAWLKGGAVTDPAGKEGLAALTAELLQKGAGSRNAQQFADAVDGVGGELEVVPAREALVLNGSFQSRDTALMVELLSDMLVRPRFDAQELEKARALRVSEIASAKDGDPRALIGVYFNAFHFPSHPYGGSAVGSEASLPGISRSDVLGWAKANLGGDRLILSVVGDFDAKQLAAKLESALGGWAPAAQPLASVPTTAPTKGRHVLLVDKPDATQTYFAIGNTGIRRTDPDRVVAELGNTVLGGRFTSLLNTELRVKTGLTYGARSSLALALQPGTVVLTSYTQTASTGRAIDLALDVLARYRQDGMDDAMLASAKAYVLGQFPPTLETGEQLAMKLSELAFYGLDAQDVNGFADAVSASTRDSVHTVLQRVLPAQEDLTFVLIGKAEALRDVARKYGPVTEMKISDKRFAPPAAPGR
- a CDS encoding fibronectin type III domain-containing protein produces the protein MSLRRLSLLLVPTCAAWLGCGDAVPPSEEVNPPEIATDPREGTAVIINEDMPPGCGEPDAGTGPVDTGTSVLVTADTRFHSAAGVTVVPQNLAGSDLEILVPNGVDFDRYTGTPVAGGMRFDNVPDGEYFLRSNRHYFLTRERHFDLGVNRIGRPDAVYVPVTGNPVSAELFNLDPWQNYTSISEPGTTVQLISADVNLYSTMFLEAQTGDTSIVEPDASASFSTGYGAPVLDASKGDRIYVNQLNSVQAGTLPSGGTLAYQSVVSSAHLPSFSFTPDGTTSLPLTATLAPVTQTPFSMEWRLSEFARWSSDANPSGILSNPSLSLVPAPFGYQHGWVGYQGELFNMWLPRGETGVIASRLAYGNPYPSNWGVVGTAGYAFRSATSVTVGSRIHYPSGNIFVTDRLDRLIAGPLQPSLSPPRDLRIDGVDAYVSRVVGSNQPVIDWRAPVMGTPRHYTVSVIQLIGTYTVANPTFRFYVPGDRTQVRLPPGLLLPGTTYYVRVAADGSPNYEPSRAPYVTAELLPTVTADTFSAVFTTP